In the Bombus vancouverensis nearcticus unplaced genomic scaffold, iyBomVanc1_principal scaffold0036, whole genome shotgun sequence genome, tctaacaaatagattttaatcactaataaagaaactaattcatatcatacacaaaataatagcaaatagcaagtacaagcaataataaattaatagaaaagaatgagaaaggtcaataaacacagaagtaggttagaaattaatcaagatagactaactaaatattaacaacatgactgaactcggtgcaaaagaataaagttacgctacacaaaatatctggtaacacaatacacaaaaaacattaactaaattaaacaagacttatataaatgcaagtcacgtataatcaaaacaatgactatcgaaattcgataacaatacaatccatgctatcacattaaggtagcacacggtattgacacacacaatatcatgaaacacaaaacaatattacaaaaacattactaagtaaaattatagtgattaacaattaattaactatttcaacgacacgctactgttgacattaaaccaacgccataccaaagatacacgcgagcggccatgttgaaaaattcgtcgcgctcacatccaaataatagccaatagaatgtaatacagcatcataatagtaatgttaggtactaataaaaaaaaaaaacaacaacaaaaaaaaaggggagagagttaaggaaaatacatataataaataacaactaacataatcataacatattatatatattatattatatacagagatacagtattcatacaaggaacaggtccgaatgaaacatatatatatataaaaaaaaaaagaaaaaaaaatatataatatatatattaactatttttgtatgtgtgtatagaactgatggcgaattcatcaaccattctctgaacgacggatggaagaacatgtagatgttgtccagacgtttcacgaggaatccagagagcattttgaatctctgcagaaaatccttccatgcatgttcgtttacaaaaatctgacagacatcgaaagaatttttttttttagtccaaggaatagcaatccgtaccgtagaactgtaaagcacctgtacgccactcacgaaaccaaatacttttgctatccacctgtaaacaaatgacatttataactatgcatataactttcacctaatgtttaacaatatatacatacacgcatgttgtaaagtaggcgatatctattgataatctaagtgactcgtaaaataagtcgtcatatttaccattgcacgcacatatatatatatatatatatatatatatatatatatatatatatatatatattcaaagacaagctataattgtaataaaaaaaaataataataataataaaaaaaaaacaacacaaaaaaaacatataaactttttttttatatattaataataataataaaaagttattcttatttctaataaacccgagagtaagaaacgatttaataaattgttgataggaagatgaactgcctagtcatcgtactcaccctcatcaaaataacacacggcctggtaggatatgactgcaatggcaaccacctcaatgttaccactatctctctaaactccatcggggactgcagcatacagcctacattgactgaaacccaagatatttatatacaattacttcaactctcagaatttgaatttaccaacgtaaggcaatgcaaggtgcaaataactcgaattgtatattactgtggcatgcactctcacacgtcggcagtgcataacggattcgccgaatacctccatgaaacaaccgcccaacaatgcgcaaggatgcaccaagacggcacgttttcactcggaccacaaaaccttatagttggcctaaaggataatgcaacagaaacaaggtcgcttgtcctagccggcaagctaacagacgacagcagctgccagggaacacagtatgtagacccatacgggagctgggaaaaggtcgtcgtacaagcaacaatgaggataagtttaaaatcagcagtcgtgccagtacggatcgaggcgaacaaaattctactgaaatcaggaacggtatgtacctttagcgaaggaaactgtctagacgctgaagacggatacacttattggcaaccacaaccaccctcaccatgcaaatttgatcagtacgatgtgctatatgaaggaattgctacaaagatccaagaaataaaaaccaacagagaatcagcacaaccagtttacgcactaacaacgcaggaagtaacatttgcactgactaaaaccggagaacagccactgtgtggatataccctactatccaccgaacatcccaaattgttcctgttagaaacaacaagaggaaatacgttcatctccaaaagaaaaacagcagtcgaaaacttggacatattcgcatacgtcaactcaaaattcatttacgtagagaaacatattaaacgacaaatgacaacattgtaccatgatatattgacacaaagatgtaccacgcagaagaaactaatagagaatgctttaagcttagcaatcttactgcccgatgaatttgcatataccataaccaaaaccccaggacacatggccctgatcgcaggagaagcagtccacatagtcaaatgcattccggtacaagtaaaggtacgacatacaacagaatgttactcggagctacccgtttggcaagggaatcgcaccgcatttttaacgccaaaaacacacattctaacgcaacacggaaaccacagagaatgtagcgcggtattacctacactatacaatatcgacggactctggcacaaattcgtaccaaaacccatggaaacaattgcaccacaggaactccgcccggatgtacgtcaaacgtggcaatattcagcaccatcgtcgttggccacgagcggaatatacacCCAAAAGGACCTTGATGCActtcgggaccacgtcatgttcccggcagaaaaatctgcagttttgaacacattggccagaggagcaacaggaaaaacaatcgtccctggaacagtaaacattctgggaatgatggtcgaaaacacattaacgacaatagcaaaaaataccatatcaagcttatggattggttttatggaatttggaaccgtcagtgcagcaatatttggaatacttgtaatatttaaactaatcaagacgataatagatatagccatacatggataccagttacgtgaaacttacggatgtggaatcgccctattaggagcaatatgcggctcagttacccacctgctactatacctcaaaagaaaacgaaatatcgatgatcaaacagcacaacctcaagggaggccggcattcgtgcgattgccttggagagtgacacctcgagcattttcgtcaatcgtattttgcgcctaagattatttttacgcttagtaaagagttatctcgttggccgtggattcgtttgaacccaacaaacacattgttaatagtgtacattaaatacattattcgtaaatcatattattcattaatcttactattcgttaagcttattattcattagacttattatctgttaaacttaattattcgtataatttattatttattaacttcattgttcatcaaatttattattcattagacttaattaattttttaattaagctttgtgatagtcttgtatatacgcgtacatattgtcacgtcccgcgctccgcacgcgccgtaacgagaacaagaaaactatcccatgcaaaacgcgcgaataaagatttgaatgcacaaacgaacacacggcgctacgaaactaaaggaaggattaacaaggcgagggcaactaataaatccaatcagtataaaaagaaataataaatgaaaccagccaacggattgaacgagttacgaaccaaacaaataaaccgggaaataagaataactacaaaaggggaaataattgaaacaccagatatacatgtatatataaatatattttaatcaatcaacttggagagttacatataaatataaacatatatgctagacatgtaatgaactagtaaatactagagttaatgcttataatactatgcaacaaatacaatattatcgatttgttacgaccgttcgcggagagacgcggtcgcgaggaaaacgcgtcagcgagaggcgtaaattctcgctacgattcggtgaatcgacgccgcgaagtagtcgtttccctgtttcgattaagataacagaggtggttaaatgaatatgacacagtagtaagttatatttcaccgtttattccaacaacttataacgaagacagttacgctgatgcgtatgtacgagatgagcgagtgactgatctgcgggtgtgtatacccggtggaaggatgttgaccgttcgaaggatgtaaaatcagtactgtactgggagacgatgatgtgtcggaggaaagttaaggatgggtgtgtctagcgcacgggaccatcggatttgttggtgccgatgttatttaggagagtgagggaataggcttcgtttctaattggttaaacgaaggatcttaaccgccctcgagagaaagtggttagtgggaggacagttgcagcgtacgtgcgaaaaaccaactttccttagttaagccgtggtagacaatagtctttggaaattcttccgaaccagatgtttgttttgtttgaaggacctttcctaggaaatctatgagatttatggaaggtccttgaaactatggaggatacgctgcgagtatccgaagacatctggttgccacattgcccgcggtgtgtggcctcggctaggtagagtgttacgcccgtgaggcgttgacgaagaaggaaggaggcgcaccgaagccatttttctgggaccatccaaggagcacgaggcaggcagaagcccccgggacgcaggactaccctgggaaaacaccgatggatctgatatttcttatagtcgggtggcggctggccggtgcccgcgacactagccagttcaccgatccggtgcggaaatttcggagaagttggtggcccccacggagtcctgtgagcatcccgacggatctgatattctctcatagacggatggcagctggcggtgtccgcggcacctgccagtgcgccgatccggtgcggagaattttcggagaagttagtgggccccacgcctgccaggaccacgtc is a window encoding:
- the LOC143304469 gene encoding uncharacterized protein LOC143304469; this encodes MEEHVDVVQTFHEESREHFESLQKILPCMKMNCLVIVLTLIKITHGLVGYDCNGNHLNVTTISLNSIGDCSIQPTLTETQDIYIQLLQLSEFEFTNVRQCKVQITRIVYYCGMHSHTSAVHNGFAEYLHETTAQQCARMHQDGTFSLGPQNLIVGLKDNATETRSLVLAGKLTDDSSCQGTQYVDPYGSWEKVVVQATMRISLKSAVVPVRIEANKILLKSGTVCTFSEGNCLDAEDGYTYWQPQPPSPCKFDQYDVLYEGIATKIQEIKTNRESAQPVYALTTQEVTFALTKTGEQPLCGYTLLSTEHPKLFLLETTRGNTFISKRKTAVENLDIFAYVNSKFIYVEKHIKRQMTTLYHDILTQRCTTQKKLIENALSLAILLPDEFAYTITKTPGHMALIAGEAVHIVKCIPVQVKVRHTTECYSELPVWQGNRTAFLTPKTHILTQHGNHRECSAVLPTLYNIDGLWHKFVPKPMETIAPQELRPDVRQTWQYSAPSSLATSGIYTQKDLDALRDHVMFPAEKSAVLNTLARGATGKTIVPGTVNILGMMVENTLTTIAKNTISSLWIGFMEFGTVSAAIFGILVIFKLIKTIIDIAIHGYQLRETYGCGIALLGAICGSVTHLLLYLKRKRNIDDQTAQPQGRPAFVRLPWRVTPRAFSSIVFCA